In a single window of the Massilia oculi genome:
- a CDS encoding TonB-dependent receptor plug domain-containing protein has product MMKQTYLLAAAIGAPLLAHAQAASTSADTPVAAASTSAAPASVLVTGSRIARAQLDGPSAVTVITGDDITRQGYKNVFDALNNQVQNSGFVQGADFGNTFTPSANTISLRGLGPNHTLVLLNGRRLADFPIAYEGTVNFTNLANIPSSIVERIEILSGGASAIYGSDAIAGVVNIILKKKAEGFDVNVKLGGTSRGGGAERRVQFTGGRQFDRLSTVFALEFSERNPIGAYQRDFMSERSGLPTNMLSRRDATVGRYIDPGATCGQLGDLFGGSVVNYASRTGNYCASNKVSPTYWSVQTRNQSKNAFGSATYELDDSTTLFADVLLGHNDTVNNTRGPSWTSNSLNNGYFLNRNTGHYEAWTRYMSPEEMGGLSRYNRFWEDGAVAASLGARGIVPGTSWKWEAGYSASWYESKGKTPRALSNIDSFFLGPRLGTDASGVAIYAPDQARLATRVNPDEFGTITGYAESDDESWTHTVSASANGELLQLPAGPLQLAVVAEAGRQGFTNAPDERINAGYFNLAPNTAVTAGTRNRYALGTEVSIPLHKILTATLAGRYDRYEFAERDSGKFTYAGGLELRPTRALLVRANYATSFRAPDMNYIYKARGTGYYSSTTDHYRCGVTGQPLANCEFASYSPGADYVQYGSADLKPEQGKSYGAGIVWSPSTSFDASIDYWDIKIDDLVTNLSADQLLRDEAACRLGSLDIGSSLCVDTISRITRYATDSPVRPGEIREIRVNPINAAQESSSGIDVSARYALRTAAWGTFTLRGNYSKTLTRRSKQFAGDTVRDELNSLTSSDWPDKLAASLNWNGGAWSSTVFATRYGKIPNSAQTDYLTPTTLVNASVVYRVNDRLTLSAIVNNVFDRIKHDTTGGWPNYAVGSYSPAGRTGWVELNYHFGG; this is encoded by the coding sequence ATGATGAAACAAACTTATCTACTGGCCGCCGCCATTGGCGCGCCGCTGCTCGCCCACGCCCAGGCGGCGTCGACCTCCGCCGACACGCCAGTCGCCGCTGCCAGCACCAGTGCCGCGCCCGCGTCGGTTCTCGTCACCGGCTCGCGCATCGCCCGGGCGCAGCTGGATGGTCCGTCGGCCGTCACCGTCATCACCGGCGACGACATCACGCGCCAGGGTTACAAGAACGTGTTCGACGCCCTGAACAACCAGGTGCAGAACAGCGGCTTCGTGCAGGGCGCCGACTTCGGCAATACCTTCACGCCGTCCGCCAACACCATCAGCCTGCGCGGCCTGGGGCCGAATCACACGCTGGTGCTCCTCAACGGCCGGCGACTGGCCGATTTCCCGATCGCCTACGAGGGCACGGTCAACTTCACCAACCTTGCCAATATCCCTTCGTCCATCGTCGAGCGCATCGAGATCCTGTCGGGCGGCGCCTCGGCCATCTACGGCTCCGACGCGATCGCCGGCGTGGTGAACATCATCCTCAAGAAGAAGGCCGAAGGCTTCGACGTCAACGTCAAGCTGGGCGGCACCAGCCGCGGCGGCGGCGCCGAGCGGCGCGTGCAGTTCACCGGCGGCAGGCAGTTCGATCGCCTGAGCACCGTGTTCGCACTCGAGTTCTCGGAACGCAATCCGATCGGCGCCTACCAGCGCGACTTCATGTCCGAACGCTCGGGCCTGCCTACCAATATGCTGTCGCGCCGCGACGCCACCGTGGGCCGCTACATCGATCCGGGCGCGACCTGCGGGCAATTAGGCGACCTGTTCGGCGGCAGCGTCGTCAACTACGCATCGCGTACCGGCAACTATTGCGCCAGCAACAAGGTCAGCCCGACCTACTGGTCGGTGCAGACCCGGAACCAGAGCAAGAATGCGTTCGGCAGCGCCACCTATGAACTCGACGACAGCACGACGCTGTTCGCCGACGTCCTGCTAGGCCACAACGACACCGTCAACAATACGCGCGGCCCATCGTGGACCTCGAATTCGCTGAACAACGGCTACTTCCTGAACCGGAACACGGGCCATTACGAAGCCTGGACCCGTTATATGTCCCCGGAAGAGATGGGCGGCCTGTCGCGCTACAACCGCTTCTGGGAAGACGGCGCCGTTGCCGCCTCGCTGGGCGCACGCGGCATCGTGCCCGGGACCAGCTGGAAGTGGGAAGCCGGCTACAGCGCATCCTGGTATGAGAGCAAGGGCAAGACCCCGCGCGCACTGTCGAACATCGACAGCTTCTTCCTCGGGCCGCGATTGGGAACGGACGCGAGCGGCGTCGCCATCTATGCGCCGGACCAGGCGCGGCTGGCGACCCGCGTGAACCCGGACGAATTCGGGACCATCACCGGCTATGCCGAAAGCGACGACGAATCCTGGACCCATACGGTATCGGCCAGCGCCAATGGCGAATTGCTGCAGCTGCCGGCCGGCCCGCTGCAACTGGCGGTGGTGGCCGAGGCCGGCCGCCAGGGCTTTACCAATGCGCCCGACGAGCGCATCAACGCGGGCTACTTCAACCTGGCGCCGAACACCGCGGTCACGGCCGGCACCCGCAACCGCTATGCGCTCGGCACCGAGGTCAGCATCCCCTTGCACAAAATCCTTACCGCGACCCTGGCCGGCCGTTACGACCGTTATGAATTCGCCGAGCGCGACAGCGGCAAGTTCACCTACGCCGGCGGCCTGGAATTGCGGCCGACGCGCGCATTGCTGGTGCGCGCCAACTACGCCACCAGCTTCCGCGCGCCGGACATGAATTACATCTACAAGGCGCGCGGCACCGGCTATTACTCGTCGACCACCGACCACTACCGCTGCGGCGTGACCGGCCAGCCGCTGGCGAACTGCGAATTCGCCAGCTACTCGCCCGGCGCCGACTACGTGCAGTACGGCAGCGCCGACCTCAAGCCGGAGCAGGGCAAGTCGTATGGCGCCGGCATCGTCTGGTCGCCGAGCACGAGCTTCGATGCCTCCATCGACTACTGGGACATCAAGATCGACGACCTGGTGACCAATCTGTCGGCCGACCAACTGCTGCGCGACGAAGCGGCCTGCCGCCTGGGCTCGCTGGACATCGGTTCTTCGCTGTGCGTGGACACGATCTCGCGCATCACGCGCTACGCAACCGATTCGCCGGTGCGTCCGGGCGAGATCCGCGAGATCCGCGTCAACCCGATCAATGCGGCGCAGGAATCGAGCAGCGGCATCGACGTCAGCGCCCGCTATGCGCTGCGCACCGCGGCCTGGGGCACGTTCACCTTGCGCGGCAATTACTCGAAGACCTTGACCCGCCGCTCGAAACAGTTTGCCGGCGACACGGTGCGCGACGAACTCAATTCGCTCACCAGCTCGGATTGGCCGGACAAGCTGGCGGCCAGCCTGAACTGGAACGGCGGCGCCTGGTCGTCGACCGTGTTCGCGACCCGCTACGGCAAGATCCCGAACTCGGCCCAGACCGACTACCTGACGCCGACCACGCTGGTCAATGCGAGCGTCGTGTATCGCGTGAACGACCGCCTGACCCTGTCGGCCATCGTCAACAACGTGTTCGATCGCATCAAGCACGACACGACCGGCGGCTGGCCCAATTATGCGGTGGGCAGCTACAGCCCGGCGGGGCGGACCGGGTGGGTCGAGTTGAATTATCACTTCGGCGGTTGA
- the tldD gene encoding metalloprotease TldD — protein MTPFEPNLSSIAVARDVLLTPFGLDEGKLLRALGTMFTHKVDYADLYFQFTKSEGWSLEEGIVKTGSFSIDQGVGVRAISGDKTAFSYSDEISERALLDAATATRTIARAGAGRIKVAGSALPTGGRSLYLPNDPLASLDATAKVKLLERVEKMARAKDPRVVQVMAGLAGEYDVVLVVRSDGVLAADIRPLVRVSVTVIAEQNGRREVGSSGGGGRFDYGYFDDEVLDRYATEAVKSACVNLEARPAPAGPMTIVLGPGWPGVLLHEAVGHGLEGDFNRKGSSSYAGMIGQRVAAKGVTVVDDGTLQDRRGSLNIDDEGNPTQCTTLIEDGILKGYIQDTMNARLMKMPVTGNARRESFAHLPMPRMTNTYMRAGDKDPQEILASVKNGLYAVNFGGGQVDITNGKFVFSASEAYMIEDGKITYPVKGATLIGNGPDVMNRISMIGNDMRLDSGVGVCGKEGQSVPVGVGQPTLRIDGVTVGGTA, from the coding sequence ATGACTCCATTCGAACCGAACCTTTCCTCCATCGCCGTCGCCCGCGACGTGCTGTTGACGCCATTCGGCCTCGACGAGGGCAAGCTGCTGCGCGCGCTGGGGACGATGTTTACGCACAAGGTCGACTACGCCGACCTGTACTTCCAGTTCACCAAGAGCGAAGGCTGGAGCCTGGAAGAAGGCATCGTCAAGACCGGCAGCTTCTCGATCGACCAGGGCGTCGGCGTGCGTGCCATCTCGGGCGACAAGACGGCGTTTTCGTATTCCGACGAGATTTCCGAGCGCGCCTTGCTGGACGCCGCCACCGCCACGCGCACCATCGCGCGCGCCGGCGCCGGCCGCATCAAGGTGGCCGGCAGCGCGCTGCCGACCGGCGGCCGTTCACTGTACCTGCCCAACGATCCGCTGGCTTCGCTCGACGCGACCGCGAAAGTGAAGCTGCTCGAGCGCGTGGAAAAAATGGCGCGCGCAAAAGATCCGCGCGTGGTGCAGGTGATGGCGGGCCTGGCCGGCGAATACGACGTGGTGCTGGTGGTGCGCAGCGACGGCGTGCTGGCGGCCGACATCCGTCCGCTGGTGCGCGTGTCGGTGACCGTGATCGCCGAGCAGAACGGCCGGCGCGAAGTCGGCTCCTCGGGCGGCGGCGGCCGTTTCGACTATGGATACTTCGACGATGAGGTGCTCGACCGCTACGCCACCGAGGCGGTCAAGTCGGCCTGCGTCAACCTGGAGGCGCGTCCGGCCCCCGCCGGTCCGATGACCATCGTGCTGGGACCGGGCTGGCCCGGCGTGCTGCTGCACGAGGCGGTCGGCCACGGCCTGGAAGGCGACTTCAACCGCAAGGGCTCGTCCTCGTATGCCGGCATGATCGGCCAGCGCGTGGCGGCCAAGGGCGTGACCGTGGTCGACGACGGCACCCTGCAGGACCGCCGCGGTTCGCTGAACATCGACGACGAAGGCAACCCGACCCAGTGCACCACGCTGATCGAGGACGGCATCCTGAAGGGCTATATCCAGGACACGATGAATGCGCGCCTGATGAAGATGCCGGTCACCGGCAATGCGCGCCGCGAATCGTTCGCCCACCTGCCGATGCCGCGCATGACCAATACCTATATGCGCGCTGGCGACAAGGACCCGCAAGAAATCCTGGCTTCCGTCAAGAACGGCCTGTACGCGGTGAACTTCGGCGGCGGCCAGGTCGACATCACCAACGGCAAGTTCGTGTTCTCGGCCAGCGAGGCCTATATGATCGAGGACGGCAAGATCACCTATCCGGTGAAGGGCGCGACCCTGATCGGCAATGGTCCGGACGTGATGAACCGCATCTCGATGATCGGCAACGACATGCGCCTGGATTCGGGCGTCGGCGTGTGCGGCAAGGAAGGCCAGAGCGTGCCGGTGGGCGTCGGCCAGCCGACCCTGCGCATCGATGGGGTGACGGTGGGCGGTACGGCCTGA
- a CDS encoding TonB-dependent receptor, producing the protein MTETLLSRSVRRLFAGGGAAGLALAGPVLLALPHPAVAQEAAPVARVEITGSNIRRAQAETASSVLTVNRNDIERSGKTTVAELLQTLAVDNQGSVPMSFGSGFAAGASGISLRGLGTASTLVLLNGRRMAPYGLADDGQKVFADLNVIPTDAVERIEILKDGASAIYGSDAIAGVVNIILRRNFQGTSARALYGSGEAGDGQQHNLALAWGFGNLDTDRYNVLFNVEYKNTQEIWYRDRGNRDYIGKIDLRPYGYSAQEGFGGTGAITGNNQSGNAINGNVRNPDTLEYYNRGNLAGPGFTRTFPGAACGNFTSHPQGDPGGGCLVDSAFLYNQIQPDSEYLSLYSRGTLKLQGNTEAYAELNLYNSLAQSSSTPNPIAASVGYPGGPVSNAGIQLGAEHPDNPYFGRAARLRYLPFDVGPRQSDISSTFIRALFGARGTSGAWDWDTSLLYSRSKVDNERRGYLLRDATFALLDPTPENVAAAQANPGYRALPAGTYWRIAESAGLNSPAVYAALSPTIANDAETEIAQVDFKATREIGKLAGGAVGVALGAEFRHESARLDPTAGTERGNIIGLGYSAYDGQRNVLGIYGEVLAPVLPGLELTGAMRYDHFTDVGDAWTPKVGVKWNPRRELALRATWAKGFRAPSPAENGVGGLAAFANATDPARCALGVQTACSPASVSVITSPNQDLSPERSKSWNIGAIWDPLPRTSFSLDFWNIKRKNEINQQQIDAAIAAGDVARDPSTAVPTIPGDPGAITAVLARYVNSAETEVRGIDLDARQGFGLPNNWGTLTFDAKYTYLDKWERTERDGTTRDYAGTHGNCDVSNCMGTPDHKANLRATWERANWRVSANLNYRGPIDNTFFKDDPEGCASRFANGDDAPSDCELASFTTVDLVLRWKPQPRWEIYGSIQNVFDKQAPLDPLTYGAVSYNPLDYYGAIGRFFTLGARYAF; encoded by the coding sequence ATGACTGAAACCCTGCTTTCCCGTTCCGTGCGCCGCCTGTTCGCGGGCGGCGGCGCCGCCGGCCTGGCGCTCGCCGGCCCCGTGCTGCTGGCCCTTCCCCACCCTGCCGTCGCCCAGGAGGCCGCTCCCGTGGCCCGGGTCGAGATCACCGGCTCGAACATCCGCCGCGCCCAGGCCGAGACCGCGTCCAGCGTGCTCACCGTCAACCGCAACGACATCGAGCGCTCGGGCAAGACCACGGTGGCCGAGCTGCTGCAGACCCTGGCGGTCGACAACCAGGGCTCGGTGCCGATGAGCTTTGGCAGCGGCTTCGCGGCCGGCGCCTCCGGTATCTCGCTGCGCGGCCTGGGGACGGCCTCGACCCTGGTGCTGCTCAACGGCCGCCGCATGGCGCCCTACGGCCTGGCCGACGACGGCCAGAAGGTCTTCGCCGACCTCAACGTGATCCCGACCGACGCCGTCGAGCGCATCGAGATCCTCAAGGATGGCGCCTCGGCCATCTATGGCTCGGACGCGATCGCCGGCGTGGTCAACATCATCCTGCGCCGCAACTTCCAGGGCACCAGCGCGCGCGCACTGTACGGCAGCGGCGAGGCCGGCGACGGCCAGCAGCACAACCTGGCCCTGGCCTGGGGCTTCGGCAACCTCGACACCGACCGCTACAACGTGCTGTTCAACGTCGAGTACAAGAACACGCAAGAGATCTGGTACCGCGACCGCGGCAACCGCGACTACATCGGCAAGATCGACCTGCGGCCCTATGGCTATTCGGCCCAGGAAGGCTTCGGCGGCACCGGCGCCATCACCGGCAACAACCAGTCGGGCAACGCCATCAACGGCAATGTGCGCAATCCCGACACGCTGGAATACTACAACCGCGGCAACCTGGCCGGGCCCGGCTTCACGCGCACCTTCCCGGGCGCCGCCTGCGGCAATTTCACCAGCCATCCGCAAGGCGATCCGGGCGGCGGCTGCCTGGTCGACTCGGCCTTCCTGTACAACCAGATCCAGCCCGACAGCGAATACCTGTCGCTGTACAGCCGCGGCACACTCAAGCTGCAGGGCAACACCGAGGCCTACGCCGAACTCAATCTGTACAACAGCCTGGCCCAGTCGAGCAGCACGCCGAACCCGATCGCGGCCAGCGTCGGCTATCCCGGCGGCCCGGTCAGCAACGCCGGCATCCAGCTCGGCGCCGAGCACCCCGACAACCCCTATTTCGGCCGCGCCGCGCGGCTGCGCTACCTGCCCTTCGACGTCGGCCCGCGCCAATCCGACATCTCCTCGACCTTCATCCGCGCGCTGTTCGGCGCGCGCGGCACCAGCGGCGCCTGGGACTGGGATACCTCGCTGCTCTATTCGCGCAGCAAGGTCGACAACGAGCGCCGCGGCTACCTGCTGCGCGACGCCACCTTCGCCCTGCTCGATCCGACGCCGGAGAACGTGGCCGCGGCCCAAGCCAATCCCGGCTACCGCGCCCTGCCGGCCGGCACCTACTGGCGCATCGCCGAAAGCGCGGGCCTCAATTCTCCGGCCGTCTACGCCGCCCTGTCGCCGACCATCGCGAACGACGCCGAGACCGAGATCGCCCAGGTCGACTTCAAGGCCACGCGCGAGATCGGCAAGCTGGCCGGCGGCGCCGTGGGCGTGGCGCTGGGCGCCGAGTTCCGCCACGAATCGGCGCGGCTGGATCCGACCGCCGGCACCGAGCGCGGCAACATCATCGGCCTGGGCTATTCGGCCTATGACGGTCAACGCAACGTGCTCGGCATTTATGGCGAAGTGCTGGCGCCGGTGCTGCCGGGGCTCGAACTTACCGGCGCCATGCGCTACGACCACTTCACCGACGTAGGGGATGCCTGGACCCCGAAGGTCGGCGTCAAGTGGAACCCGCGGCGCGAGCTGGCGCTGCGCGCCACCTGGGCCAAGGGCTTCCGCGCGCCCAGCCCGGCCGAAAACGGCGTTGGCGGCCTGGCGGCCTTCGCCAACGCCACCGATCCTGCCCGCTGCGCGCTGGGCGTGCAGACCGCCTGCAGCCCCGCATCGGTGTCGGTCATCACTTCGCCCAACCAGGACCTGAGCCCGGAGCGCTCGAAGAGCTGGAATATCGGCGCGATCTGGGACCCGCTGCCGCGCACCAGTTTCTCGCTCGACTTCTGGAACATCAAGCGCAAGAACGAGATCAACCAGCAACAGATCGACGCCGCGATCGCCGCCGGCGACGTGGCGCGCGACCCGAGCACGGCGGTGCCGACGATCCCGGGCGACCCCGGCGCGATCACGGCGGTGCTGGCGCGCTACGTGAACTCGGCCGAGACCGAGGTGCGCGGCATCGACCTGGACGCGCGCCAGGGCTTCGGGCTGCCCAACAACTGGGGCACACTGACCTTCGACGCCAAGTACACCTACCTGGACAAATGGGAGCGCACCGAGAGGGACGGCACCACGCGCGACTACGCTGGCACCCATGGTAACTGCGACGTCAGCAACTGCATGGGCACACCGGACCACAAGGCCAACCTGCGCGCGACCTGGGAGCGCGCCAACTGGCGCGTGTCAGCCAACCTCAACTACCGGGGGCCGATCGACAACACCTTCTTCAAGGACGATCCGGAAGGCTGCGCCAGCCGGTTCGCCAACGGCGACGACGCGCCGAGCGACTGCGAACTGGCCTCGTTCACCACGGTCGACCTGGTACTGCGCTGGAAGCCGCAGCCGCGCTGGGAAATCTACGGCTCGATCCAGAACGTGTTCGACAAGCAGGCGCCGCTCGATCCGCTGACCTATGGCGCGGTATCGTACAACCCGCTCGACTACTACGGCGCGATCGGCCGCTTCTTCACGCTGGGGGCGCGATACGCGTTCTGA